From Candidatus Palauibacter soopunensis, one genomic window encodes:
- a CDS encoding ABC transporter substrate-binding protein codes for MREGVAMRFSAVTTLGLVALLAGVPPLPIAGQSITVVSWGGSYGRAVNEGANIPFTEATGIRISMEDYNGGLAQIRAQVDIGNIHWDVVDLEIADAVRGCDEGLLELIDIDDLPPGPDGTPAADDFVAETQTECGVGNLYWSTVYAYNDENFAGEKPATMADFFDLEKFPGRRGMRRVPQVNLEFALIADGVPLDEVYATLRTPEGLDRAFAKLETIKDEVVWWEAGAQPPQMLADGEVVMSTAYNGRIFNAQIMERQPFVIVWDGQLLDMGQVGIVAGTPRLEEALRYVAFSTSAESLARIGRRISYSPTRRSGMPLVTTHVTAGIDMAPHMPAGPGNVDRALRFDWAFWVDYQDELNERFSAWLAR; via the coding sequence ATGAGAGAAGGAGTCGCGATGCGTTTTTCGGCGGTGACCACTCTGGGGCTCGTTGCGCTCCTTGCCGGCGTCCCGCCCCTCCCCATCGCGGGGCAGTCGATCACGGTCGTTTCCTGGGGCGGCTCCTACGGCCGCGCCGTCAACGAGGGCGCCAACATTCCCTTCACCGAGGCGACCGGCATCCGCATCAGCATGGAGGACTACAACGGCGGCCTGGCCCAGATCCGGGCCCAGGTGGACATCGGCAACATCCATTGGGACGTGGTCGACCTGGAGATCGCCGATGCCGTGCGCGGTTGCGACGAGGGGCTGCTCGAACTGATCGACATCGACGATCTGCCTCCCGGACCCGACGGCACTCCCGCGGCCGACGACTTCGTGGCCGAGACCCAGACCGAGTGCGGAGTGGGCAATCTGTACTGGTCGACCGTGTACGCGTACAACGATGAGAACTTCGCGGGCGAAAAGCCCGCCACCATGGCCGATTTCTTCGACCTGGAGAAGTTCCCGGGCCGCCGTGGGATGCGGCGGGTACCGCAGGTGAACCTGGAGTTCGCCCTGATCGCCGATGGCGTGCCGCTCGACGAAGTGTACGCCACGCTGAGGACGCCGGAGGGCCTCGACCGGGCCTTTGCCAAGCTCGAAACGATCAAGGATGAGGTAGTCTGGTGGGAGGCGGGCGCCCAGCCACCGCAGATGCTGGCCGACGGGGAGGTGGTCATGAGCACGGCGTACAACGGCCGCATCTTCAATGCCCAGATCATGGAAAGACAACCGTTCGTGATCGTGTGGGATGGGCAGTTGCTGGACATGGGTCAGGTCGGGATCGTCGCGGGCACGCCGAGGCTGGAAGAGGCGCTGAGATACGTGGCCTTCAGCACCAGCGCCGAGTCCCTGGCGCGGATCGGCCGCCGCATCTCCTATTCCCCGACGCGCAGATCCGGCATGCCGCTGGTGACGACCCACGTCACGGCAGGGATCGACATGGCGCCCCACATGCCGGCCGGCCCGGGCAACGTGGATCGTGCGCTTCGGTTCGACTGGGCGTTCTGGGTCGACTACCAGGACGAACTGAACGAGCGCTTCAGCGCCTGGCTGGCGCGCTAA